A window from Apostichopus japonicus isolate 1M-3 chromosome 2, ASM3797524v1, whole genome shotgun sequence encodes these proteins:
- the LOC139976303 gene encoding uncharacterized protein: protein MATNGIGDPKPKKIFMWINPRSLSTSFEKCVGLMDGIQTWHEPYTTCYFNQLFNDPETFTKFPKMNIFVNQFLKATKLLEAGGHIYDGGNLQPTTNFTRDWVKEQLEKPIQEDKQFMFIKDTAMGVDGYYDKLPNIEAKHTFIIRNPHRVVFSARRLLMHLYEHKGDPDDFNLSGDHPFMAWEKLSPDPLFKLWNYVRENIDPNPIVIDADDLQNYPEETLRKYCEAVGIPFKKKYTNWPKSDESLKYFHGALEQMVWGKNEGVYDAAFLSSCILPLTKPLPDKVPEKCEGYAAEFREGYKIMYETRLKPTE, encoded by the exons ATGGCTACTAACGGCATCGGAGATCCCAAACCAAAGAAGATTTTTATGTGGATCAACCCAAGAAGTTTATCAACTTCCTTCGAAAAATGTGTCGGTTTGATGGATGGGATACAGACATGGCACGAGCCTTACACAACGTGTTACTTCAATCAACTTTTCAACGACCCGGAAACTTTTACAAAGTTTccaaaaatgaatatatttgtgAACCAATTCCTTAAAGCGACAAAATTACTTGAAGCCGGTGGTCATATTTATGATGGGGGCAACTTGCAACCTACAACAAATTTCAC ACGCGACTGGGTGAAGGAGCAGCTGGAGAAACCAATCCAAGAAGACAAGCAGTTTATGTTCATCAAAGATACAGCCATGGGTGTTGACGGGTACTACGACAAACTCCCAAAC ATTGAAGCCAAACACACCTTTATCATCCGAAACCCTCACCGAGTGGTGTTTTCGGCTCGGCGGTTACTGATGCATCTATATGAACACAAAGGAGACCCGGATGACTTCAACTTGAGCGGCGACCATCCGTTCATGGCCTGGGAGAAGTTATCACCAGACCCGCTCTTCAAACTCTGGAACTACGTCCGTGAAAATATCGATCCAAATCCCATAGTGATCGATGCAGATGACCTTCAAAATTATCCAGAAGAAACCCTGAGAAAATATTGTGAAGCGGTCGGGATTCCCTTTAAGAAGAAGTACACTAACTGGCCAAAGAGTGACGAATCTTTAAAATACTTCCACGGGGCACTGGAGCAGATGGTATGGGGTAAGAATGAGGGCGTCTACGATGCGGCCTTCTTATCGTCCTGTATCTTACCACTAACGAAACCACTGCCGGATAAAGTACCAGAGAAGTGTGAGGGCTACGCAGCAGAGTTCCGTGAGGGATACAAGATAATGTACGAAACGAGGCTAAAACCCACTGAATGA